One Helianthus annuus cultivar XRQ/B chromosome 12, HanXRQr2.0-SUNRISE, whole genome shotgun sequence genomic region harbors:
- the LOC118485093 gene encoding secreted RxLR effector protein 161-like yields the protein MTPGTQLTKTEEGDLVDATHYRSLIGSLRYLLHTRPDLCYPVSLLSRFMQEPKEQHLKAVKQILRYIKGTKEHGIIYKRQGGCKITGYSDSSFGVNTDKGKGTTGLVFYFGESPITWCTQKQQTVALSSCESEFMAATAAACQALWLKRLLSEITGWKEEKITLRVNNVSAIALMRNPVFHGRSKHIDTRYHFIRECVENEDITVEHISGELQRADILTKALARIKFATMRELLGIQDLKQFMDVRD from the coding sequence ATGACTCCAGGAACACAActaacaaagactgaagaaggagaTCTAGTAGATGCAACACATTACAGAAGCCTGATAGGTTCTCTCAGGTACTTATTGCATACAAGGCCAGATCTATGTTACCCAGTCAGTCTACTTAGTAGATTCATGCAAGAACCAAAGGAACAACACTTGAAAGCAGTAAAGCAAATACTACGTTacatcaaaggaactaaagagcATGGAATCATCTACAAAAGACAAGGAGGATGTAAGATCACAGGTTATAGTGATAGTAGTTTTGGAGTTAatacagacaaaggaaaaggaacaacTGGTCTGGTATTCTACTTCGGAGAATCACCTATAACCTGGTGTACACAGAAGCAACAGACAGTGGCACtatcatcatgtgaatcagaatTCATGGCAGCCACTGCAGCAGCATGTCAAGCACTATGGCTTAAAAGATTGTTAAGTGAAATCACAGGCTGGAAGGAAGAAAAGATAACACTCAGAGTAAATAATGTTTCAGCAATAGCACTCATGAGAAATCCAGTCTTTCATGGAAGAAGTAAGCACATTGACACACGCTATCACTTCATAAGAGAATGTGTGGAAAACGAAGATATCACTGTGGAACACATAAGTGGAGAACTACAACGAGCAGATATACTAACAAAGGCACTAGCAAGAATCAAGTTTGCTACAATGAGGGAACTGCTCGGGATTCAAGATTTGAAGCAATTTATGGATGTTCGAGATTAG
- the LOC110895442 gene encoding AP2-like ethylene-responsive transcription factor ANT codes for MKSMNNNNNNNDNNKSSNNNNWLGFTLSPHMNTNSTMEPSPPCSFSLPSHFNYTNMYEVGGENGDGIYSSFPIMPLKSDGSLCLMEAITRSHSQGMVSSTTPKLENFFGGVTMGTPDNNSTMYYNQNLDLDHHEALQPNHRDHPHQIQPHHYPDYSLFRPLYQTVQQDQVNDDITGMKHWISRNYHNGVDDLQSLSLSMGFGCEQAAASQQQIMPVANVTECVVVDSKKRSCEKLDQQKQIVHRKSLDTFGQRTSQYRGVTRHRWTGRYEAHLWDNSCKKEGQSRKGRQVYLGGYDMEEKAARAYDLAALKYWGPATHINFPLENYEQEIVEMKNMSRQEYVAHLRRRSSGFSRGASVYRGVTRHHQHGRWQARIGRVAGNKDLYLGTFSTQEEAAEAYDVAAIKFRGVNAVTNFDISRYNVKKIIASSTLLAGELARRTKDVDTTTELLSDQPPAQNGEPKTISTEHTTNRNMLDWKMTLYDQNQTGPGLDVDETTKLGAHLSNASSLVTSLSSSREDSPERNSSRDAWFPTAAAAAQMRAHIPVFAAWADA; via the exons ATGAAATCcatgaacaacaacaacaataacaatgacAACAACAaaagcagcaacaacaacaactggTTGGGCTTCACTCTTTCTCCTCACATGAACACAAACTCAACCATGGAACCTTCTCCTCCTTGTTCTTTCAGTCTCCCATCTCATTTCAACTACACAAACATGTATGAAGTTGGAGGTGAAAATGGTGATGGGATTTACTCTTCTTTTCCCATTATGCCCTTGAAGTCTGATGGCTCACTTTGCTTGATGGAAGCCATCACAAGATCACACTCACAAG GAATGGTTAGTTCAACAACACCAAAACTTGAGAATTTCTTTGGTGGTGTGACAATGGGGACCCCTGATAACAACAGTACAATGTACTACAACCAAAATCTTGATCTTGATCATCATGAGGCTCTACAACCCAACCACAGGGATCACCCACACCAGATTCAGCCCCATCACTACCCAGACTACTCTTTGTTCAGACCTTTGTACCAAACTGTACAACAAGATCAAGTCAATGATGACATCACAGGCATGAAGCACTGGATTTCAAGAAACTATCATAATGGGGTTGATGATTTGCAGTCACTTAGTttgtcaatgggctttggttgTGAACAAGCAGCAGCTTCGCAACAGCAGATCATGCCTGTTGCTAATGTTACTGAGTGTGTGGTTGTGGATAGCAAGAAAAGATCATGTGAGAAGCTTGATCAACAAAAGCAAATTGTTCATAGGAAGTCTTTGGACACTTTTGGTCAAAGAACCTCTCAGTATAGAGGTGTTACTAG gCATAGATGGACTGGACGATATGAAGCGCATTTGTGGGATAACAGTTGCAAGAAAGAAGGCCAAAGCAGGAAGGGAAGACaag TTTATCTGGGTGGTTATGATATGGAAGAGAAAGCTGCTAGAGCTTATGATTTAGCAGCACTTAAGTATTGGGGTCCAGCAACTCACATTAATTTTCCG TTGGAGAACTATGAACAAGAAATTGTTGAGATGAAGAACATGTCCAGACAAGAATATGTAGCTCACTTACGACG GAGAAGCAGTGGTTTTTCTAGGGGAGCTTCGGTCTACCGAGGCGTTACAAG ACACCATCAACACGGCAGATGGCAAGCTCGCATTGGCCGCGTAGCCGGGAACAAGGATCTTTACTTGGGGACATTCA GCACCCAAGAAGAAGCCGCTGAGGCTTATGATGTAGCGGCCATAAAATTTCGTGGAGTTAACGCGGTTACAAATTTCGACATATCGCGTTACAATGTCAAAAAGATCATTGCAAGTAGTACCCTTTTAGCTGGTGAGCTAGCTAGGCGAACCAAAGACGTAGACACTACAACGGAGCTCTTGTCAGACCAACCACCGGCTCAAAATGGCGAGCCCAAGACCATATCAACCGAGCACACTACCAACAGGAACATGTTGGACTGGAAAATGACACTCTATGATCAAAACCAGACTGGACCAGGGCTCGATGTGGACGAGACAACTAAACTTGGAGCACATTTATCAAACGCTTCTTCATTGGTGACTAGTTTGAGCAGCTCGCGAGAAGATAGCCCCGAGAGAAATTCTTCTCGCGATGCATGGTTCCcgacagcagcagcagcagcacaAATGAGAGCTCATATCCCAGTCTTTGCTGCATGGGCAGATGCATGA